From Nematostella vectensis chromosome 14, jaNemVect1.1, whole genome shotgun sequence, a single genomic window includes:
- the LOC5510448 gene encoding mannosyl-oligosaccharide 1,2-alpha-mannosidase IA: MAILPTHRFQTIPIQRSGLRVREKYVLVLIFIAFLMLCFGAFFYVPDLRDRTYLEDAYKRFVGAGGEIFPLKPPKTPKVRIEDSQAATKFSIPATKKVDRISTVLVEPSIHSMLMKDIKEEKEKFIEEQKRQKEAAKKAELESLLATKQTGTVEIIDGAPPDPLTRQRRDFVKKMMKHAWNGYVTYAWGSNELRPISHTGHSASIFGRGSMGATVVDALSTLKLMGMNEEFERGRKWVAQNLNFNQASDISVFEMTIRFLGGLLSAYALSGEEVFKVKAKELGDKLLPAFNTPTGIPWAMVNLASGSGHNWGWASGGCSILAEFGTLHLEFVYLSHITGNQVYAKKVHRVREVVDQVQKPNGLYPNYLNPRTGVWGSQHVSLGALGDSFYEYLLKSWIMSGKMDKKARDMYDKAVEAIERMLVQRSRKSNLTYLAEYKYGRLEHKMDHLACFTAGMFALGAKESKNEKHYLQLGAELANTCHEAYKRTATGIGPESFRFEGNAEAVAIRNNERYYILRPEVIEGWFYMWRFTRDTKYRDWAWEAAQNIEKHCRVDGGYSGIRDVTNPNVAHDDVQQSFFLAETLKYLYMIFSDDSLLPLDKWVINTEAHPLPVIGKAELPGGVHS; the protein is encoded by the exons ATGGCGATCCTGCCAACTCATCGTTTCCAAACGATTCCAATACAGAGATCGGGGCTTAGAGTTCGAGAGAAATACGTATTAGTTCTTATATTTATAGCTTTTCTAATGTTATGTTTTGGAGCGTTTTTTTACGTTCCGGATTTAAGAGATAGGACGTATTTAGAAGATGCTTATAAACGCTTCGTAGGCGCTGGGGGCGAAATTTTTCCACTAAAACCTCCAAAAACTCCAAAAGTTAGAATTGAAG ATAGTCAAGCAGCTACGAAATTCTCTATACCTGCAACTAAAAAAGTTGATAGAATTTCAACTGTACTCGTTGAACCTTCCATACATAGCATGCTTATGAAAGAtataaaagaagagaaagaaaagtttATTGAAGAGCAAAAACGCCAGAAAGAAGCAGCTAAAAAAGCCGAGCTAGAGTCGTTGCTAGCTACCAAACAGACTGGAACAGTTGAGATAATCGATGGTGCTCCACCGGACCCATTAACAAGACAACGGCGAGACTTCGTGAAAAAG ATGATGAAACATGCATGGAATGGATATGTGACATATGCCTGGGGAAGCAATGAACTCCGACCTATTAGTCATACTGGACACTCAGCGTCTATCTTTGGGCGTGGCTCCATGGGTGCAACTGTGGTGGATGCTCTCTCTACATTGAAATTGATGGGGATGAATGAGGAATTTGAACGTGGACGAAAATGGGTTGCGCAGAATCTCAATTTTAACCAG GCATCTGATATCTCTGTTTTTGAGATGACCATAAGGTTCCTTGGAGGACTTCTAAGTGCCTACGCTCTGTCAGGCGAGGAg GTGTTTAAAGTGAAAGCCAAGGAGCTTGGAGATAAGCTCTTACCAGCATTCAACACACCGACTGGAATACCCTGGGCTATGGTCAACCTAGCGAG TGGCAGTGGCCATAACTGGGGTTGGGCATCTGGCGGCTGTTCTATCTTAGCAGAGTTTGGTACCCTGCACCTTGAGTTTGTCTACCTTTCACACATCACTGGCAACCAAGTGTATGCCAAAAAG GTCCATCGAGTTCGTGAAGTTGTGGATCAGGTGCAAAAGCCGAATGGGCTCTATCCGAACTATCTGAATCCTCGCACTGGAGTTTGGGGCTCAC AACATGTGTCTCTCGGAGCCCTCGGTGATAGTTTCTACGAATACCTTCTCAAGTCCTGGATAATGTCAGGGAAGATGGACAAAAAAGCGAGAGACATGTACGACAAGGCAGTGGAG GCAATCGAGAGAATGCTTGTCCAACGTTCTCGGAAGTCCAACCTGACATACCTGGCGGAGTATAAGTATGGTCGGCTTGAGCATAAGATGGATCACCTG GCCTGTTTCACGGCTGGAATGTTCGCTTTGGGAGCAAAAGAATCCAAGAACGAAAAGCATTACTTACAACTTGGTGCTGAGTTGGCCAACACGTGCCATGAGGCATACAAGCGTACAG CGACTGGTATCGGACCTGAGTCCTTCAGATTCGAGGGGAATGCGGAGGCTGTAGCTATTCGTAACAACGAGCGCTACTACATTCTCAGGCCTGAAGTAATCGAGGGCTGGTTTTATATGTGGCGTTTTACACGGGACACAAAGTACAGAGACTGGGCTTGGGAAGCTGCTCAG AATATAGAGAAGCATTGTCGCGTGGACGGAGGCTACAGTGGTATCCGTGACGTCACCAACCCAAACGTCGCTCATGACGATGTCCAGCAGAGTTTCTTCTTAGCGGAGACACTAAAATACCTCTACATGATATTTTCTGATGACTCCCTTCTGCCATTGGACAAATGGGTGATCAACACCGAGGCACACCCCCTGCCTGTCATAGGCAAAGCTGAGCTTCCAGGGGGGGTTCATAGCTAG
- the LOC5510462 gene encoding uncharacterized protein LOC5510462 has product MASSIGITALIVWTLVAYSTATEQDFSESAQVADISEGFFLKPDDIFSENTSAIFKEWNASLAGRQLSKEELARFTLDEKCENGLPVSATWQFYGPYARPVLSGKGLGVEGIFPNLINQMLHVCCNNTYVNQGKILESIRGMEETLNDPETAYDLTFPITGTSLDDEAFKDMSFIPFLQAPRVALLVRDKEKIDQTKQLFTTVSLAWPILVFIVVAATFSGIIIWLLDRLKNPDEFPRPFLSGTWEGFWWAFVTMTTVGYGDRAPKSLLARVFCIVWILVGIIIIAIFTAIITASLSASIQHHFSVHGALIGAASGSEEYRLGVSLNAEMKPFGVISAMNDALMDRTLNGSLIDNYVLTHYSKYLSTNPIRIETTYDHPITYGLVVRHNSSRMVNCFRGYLRNHPQEVFEVIAKYLEPLKNPTDDVSQEVKASEQLFFYREKSFRRVLYILLGGVGGLLFLGFCWEIFYHRPAKRHHIKKIEKKKSASYLAFPGTGSADKCDCHEMLLNNQTIQAIKTKSAKIRELIQEYEAFYEEWLTKVREVESNENGLTPHMV; this is encoded by the exons ATGGCGAGTTCGATAGGGATAACAGCTCTTATTGTTTGGACACTGGTGGCATATTCGACAGCCACCGAGCAGGACTTCTCAGAGAGTGCTCAAGTGGCAGACATCTCGGAGGGCTTCTTTCTGAAACCCGATGACATATTTAGCGAAAACAcgagtgcaattttcaaagaaTGGAATGCATCTTTGGCGGGCAGACAGTTGAGCAAGGAAGAACTGGCAAGGTTTACTCTTGACGAAAAGTGCGAAAATGGGCTGCCTGTGTCGGCTACATGGCAGTTCTATGGACCATATGCGAGGCCGGTCTTGAGTGGTAAAGGTTTGGGTGTCGAAGGGATCTTCCCAAACCTCATCAACCAAATGCTTCATGTCTGTTGCAATAACACGTACGTCAATCAAGGAAAAATATTGGAATCTATACGTGGAATGGAAGAGACTCTAAACGATCCGGAGACGGCATATGATCTTACTTTTCCAATTACTGGTACCAGTTTGGACGATGAGGCTTTTAAGGATATGAGTTTTATCCCATTCCTACAAGCTCCGAGAGTCGCGCTGTTGGTGAGGGATAAGGAAAAGATTGACCAGACTAAACAGCTGTTCACGACTGTTTCACTGGCGTGGCCAATACTCGTTTTTATCGTGGTAGCTGCAACCTTTTCAGGAATCATCATCTGGTTATTG GATCGGCTGAAGAATCCTGATGAGTTTCCGCGCCCGTTTCTCAGTGGAACTTGGGAAGGATTTTGGTGGGCTTTCGTCACCATGACAACAGTCGG GTACGGTGACCGTGCCCCGAAATCTCTCCTCGCGCGCGTGTTTTGCATTGTGTGGATTCTTGTGGGGATCATCATTATCGCAATCTTCACCGCCATCATCACCGCTTCACTCTCTGCCAGCATCCAGCATCATTTTTCCGTCCACGGAGCCTTA attgGGGCAGCTAGTGGTAGCGAAGAGTACAGACTTGGAGTCAGTCTCAACGCTGAAATGAAAC CGTTTGGTGTCATCTCCGCAATGAACGATGCCCTGATGGACCGCACCCTCAATGGCTCCTTGATTGATAACTATGTGTTGACGCACTATAGCAAATACTTATCCACGAATCCTATCCGGATTGAGACCACCTATGACCATCCGATAACGTACGGGCTCGTCGTTCGGCATAACTCATCGCGGATGGTGAATTGCTTCAGGGGTTATTTGAGAAACCACCCCCAAGAAGTGTTTGAAGTAATCGCCAAATATCTGGAGCCCCTTAAG AACCCCACTGATGATGTGAGCCAGGAGGTGAAGGCATCGGAGCAACTGTTCTTCTACCGCGAGAAGTCCTTCCGCCGAGTTCTCTATATACTACTGGGGGGAGTAGGCGGATTACTCTTCCTCGGGTTTTGCTGGGAAATATTCTACCACAGGCCTGCAAAAC GTCATCACATTAAAAAGATCGAGAAAAAGAAGAGTGCTTCATACCTTGCGTTTCCGGGGACAGGCAGTGCCGACAAGTGTGACTGCCACGAAATGCTGCTCAACAATCAGACAATCCAAGCCATCAAGACTAAGTCCGCGAAGATCCGGGAACTCATCCAGGAATACGAGGCATTTTACGAGGAGTGGCTCACTAAGGTCCGGGAGGTCGAGAGTAACGAGAACGGATTGACTCCCCACATGGTTTAA